From Novosphingobium resinovorum, the proteins below share one genomic window:
- a CDS encoding NADH:ubiquinone oxidoreductase subunit NDUFA12: MGILSKIFTWWDGATIGTSLWSSRNGEHVGTDAQGNKYYRSKNAKVKTTEGWDRRWVIYAGANDASNVPAEWHGWLHHSYDGVPESHLPAPRIWEVDYTPNATGTATAYRPQGALERGGRRAAATGDYEAWSPEA, translated from the coding sequence ATGGGAATCCTGTCCAAGATCTTCACCTGGTGGGACGGCGCCACCATCGGCACCTCGCTCTGGAGCTCGCGCAATGGCGAGCATGTCGGCACCGACGCGCAGGGGAACAAGTACTATCGTTCCAAGAACGCGAAGGTGAAGACCACCGAGGGTTGGGATCGCCGCTGGGTGATCTACGCCGGCGCCAACGACGCCAGCAACGTCCCCGCCGAATGGCACGGCTGGCTGCACCACTCGTACGATGGCGTGCCCGAAAGCCATCTGCCCGCGCCGCGCATCTGGGAAGTGGACTACACCCCCAACGCCACCGGCACCGCGACCGCGTATCGCCCGCAGGGCGCGCTGGAGCGTGGCGGCCGCCGCGCTGCCGCCACCGGCGACTACGAAGCCTGGTCGCCGGAAGCCTGA